A region of Beijerinckia sp. 28-YEA-48 DNA encodes the following proteins:
- a CDS encoding CorA family divalent cation transporter, translating into MPATAMHDTLSSQNREAVVFAYRFDESGRASALAGCSVDELASTARGFVWVHLNLADVRARKFLTELPGVPAAGLQAMLRSSDHQQMHHEAGVLWGVFSDLAQDFDGVRDDFAHLRFLLSDRWLVSGRHHATHAAETLRRTIEAGTSVEAPVALFETLADHIADGLDGAMMRMADELEASEDRLLADDSSKEARALGDLRRQGVRIERKLAGVHAILRRLEVVRSDGLSPAILAAVIRVSHRFEMLHHEAHGLVERTRLLQDEVSNQLQSSANAHLYVLTILNSLLAPAVLVTGFFGMNTADLPFKDDPGGTWYGVGLCVLASGLTFWFMHRRGAVGRRKY; encoded by the coding sequence GTGCCGGCTACAGCCATGCACGACACACTCTCTTCCCAAAATCGCGAAGCCGTGGTCTTCGCCTATCGCTTCGACGAGAGCGGACGCGCCAGCGCGCTGGCGGGTTGTAGCGTCGATGAACTTGCCTCGACGGCACGCGGCTTCGTCTGGGTGCATCTCAATCTGGCCGACGTGCGGGCGCGCAAATTTCTGACGGAGCTGCCGGGTGTGCCGGCCGCCGGCTTGCAAGCGATGCTGCGCTCCAGCGATCACCAGCAGATGCATCACGAAGCCGGGGTGCTGTGGGGTGTTTTCTCCGACCTGGCCCAGGACTTCGATGGCGTCCGGGACGATTTCGCCCATCTCCGTTTTCTGTTGTCCGACCGCTGGCTGGTCAGCGGCCGGCACCATGCCACCCATGCGGCGGAAACCCTGCGCCGGACGATCGAAGCGGGGACCAGTGTCGAGGCGCCGGTGGCGCTGTTCGAGACCCTGGCGGATCATATCGCCGACGGCCTCGACGGGGCGATGATGCGGATGGCGGACGAGCTTGAGGCCAGCGAAGACCGGCTTCTTGCCGACGATAGTTCGAAAGAAGCGCGGGCGCTCGGGGATTTGCGCCGGCAGGGCGTGCGGATTGAACGCAAGCTTGCTGGCGTCCATGCGATTCTGCGCCGGCTCGAGGTTGTCCGGTCAGACGGTCTGAGCCCAGCCATTTTGGCTGCCGTGATCCGGGTCAGCCATCGGTTCGAGATGCTGCACCACGAGGCGCATGGGTTGGTCGAGCGGACACGGCTATTACAGGACGAGGTTTCGAACCAGCTGCAGAGTTCGGCCAATGCCCATCTCTATGTGCTGACCATTCTCAATTCGCTGTTGGCGCCGGCGGTGCTGGTGACCGGATTTTTCGGCATGAACACCGCCGACCTGCCGTTCAAGGATGATCCGGGTGGCACCTGGTATGGCGTGGGGCTGTGCGTCCTGGCGTCCGGGCTGACATTCTGGTTCATGCACCGTCGTGGCGCGGTCGGCAGGAGAAAATACTAA
- a CDS encoding outer membrane protein assembly factor BamE — protein MKFKVGTKSAGLALAAALAVSLGGCLGYDGDINRGYVVNETTMNQIKVGSSAEQTLVLLGTPSTTSTIGGDAWYYISQKVERKVAFMQPTITDQRIFAVYFDKNKKVQRIANYGLEDGKVIDFVTRTTPTAGAETSFIRNMMSNLLRFT, from the coding sequence ATGAAGTTCAAGGTCGGGACGAAATCGGCAGGTCTGGCACTGGCAGCGGCGCTCGCGGTGTCCCTTGGCGGTTGCCTCGGTTATGACGGCGACATCAATCGCGGCTATGTCGTCAACGAAACGACCATGAATCAAATAAAGGTCGGCAGTTCAGCTGAACAGACCCTGGTGCTGCTCGGCACGCCCTCCACCACGTCCACCATCGGCGGTGACGCCTGGTACTACATCAGCCAGAAGGTCGAGCGCAAAGTCGCCTTCATGCAGCCGACCATCACGGACCAGCGCATTTTCGCTGTCTATTTCGACAAGAACAAAAAAGTCCAGCGCATCGCCAATTACGGTCTGGAAGACGGCAAGGTCATCGATTTCGTGACCCGCACCACTCCGACGGCCGGCGCGGAAACCTCGTTCATTCGCAACATGATGTCGAACCTGCTGCGCTTCACCTAA
- a CDS encoding ubiquinol-cytochrome C chaperone family protein, translated as MAFSFFRRSRNRPVIERLQGEIMAASRQPAFFLDYQVTDTVSGRFELLSLHTGLLVWRVETLPAPGPDLAQDLTDAVFHNIDTALREIGIGDVSMPKKMKSLAQGYLGRTLAYRTALEAGDLGALAQALARNVYGDEGRAGDPACQRLARYTQSLNAAYSRLDLESAWSSPLPVVDAATIV; from the coding sequence ATGGCATTCAGCTTCTTCCGCCGCTCCCGCAACCGCCCTGTGATCGAACGGCTTCAGGGCGAGATCATGGCAGCCTCGCGCCAGCCGGCGTTTTTCCTCGATTATCAGGTCACTGACACAGTGTCCGGCCGGTTTGAGCTGTTGTCGCTGCACACCGGCCTCCTGGTCTGGCGGGTCGAGACCTTGCCGGCGCCGGGTCCTGACCTGGCGCAGGACCTGACGGACGCGGTGTTCCATAATATAGACACAGCCCTGCGCGAGATCGGCATCGGTGACGTCTCCATGCCCAAAAAGATGAAGTCCCTGGCCCAGGGCTATCTCGGGCGCACGCTGGCCTATCGAACGGCGCTCGAAGCAGGCGATTTGGGCGCGCTGGCGCAAGCCTTGGCCCGGAATGTTTACGGCGACGAGGGCCGGGCGGGGGATCCTGCCTGCCAGCGTCTCGCCCGCTATACGCAAAGCCTCAACGCCGCCTATAGCCGGCTTGACCTCGAAAGCGCATGGTCTTCGCCGCTGCCGGTGGTCGATGCTGCCACAATCGTCTGA
- a CDS encoding YceD family protein, whose product MIKENHTAPAFSRPTLVSDLLRDPTRRFDIEADAKERAALAALNGLDDIASFKASFQAVKAGKFIRITGRLKSRLTQQCVVTLEPFESEVAEEIDTRFLEEPTGPAMRAAKTARAIKAAGKVTGKPTGKGEKEERRTPAPITDPMSMDEDEAEEIVDGKIDLGALAGEFLTLALDPYPRKPGATFDLPAEDDGEKSPFSMLGDLKNGANRKKT is encoded by the coding sequence ATGATCAAGGAAAACCATACCGCGCCGGCCTTCTCCCGTCCGACGCTCGTCAGTGACCTGTTGCGCGATCCGACCCGCCGCTTCGACATCGAGGCCGATGCGAAGGAGCGGGCGGCGCTTGCCGCGCTCAATGGGCTTGATGACATCGCCAGCTTCAAGGCCTCTTTCCAGGCGGTGAAGGCGGGCAAATTCATTCGCATCACCGGCCGGCTCAAGAGCCGGCTGACGCAGCAATGTGTCGTCACCCTCGAGCCGTTCGAAAGCGAAGTTGCCGAGGAGATCGACACGCGTTTCTTGGAGGAGCCGACCGGCCCGGCCATGCGCGCTGCCAAAACGGCCAGAGCGATCAAGGCGGCTGGCAAGGTGACTGGCAAACCGACTGGGAAAGGGGAGAAGGAGGAGCGCCGCACCCCTGCGCCGATCACCGACCCGATGTCCATGGACGAGGATGAGGCGGAGGAGATCGTCGATGGTAAAATCGACCTCGGGGCGCTGGCGGGGGAGTTTCTGACCCTGGCGCTCGACCCCTATCCGCGCAAGCCGGGCGCGACTTTCGACCTTCCGGCGGAGGATGATGGCGAGAAGTCGCCGTTTTCCATGTTGGGCGACCTCAAGAACGGTGCCAACCGCAAGAAAACGTAA
- the plsX gene encoding phosphate acyltransferase PlsX — protein MAKPVRISLDGMGGDHGPSVVVEGAALAHERRPDTQFLIYGDEAIIAPLLAKHAKLAANTKLIHAAVAVRMDDKPSQALRRGRRVSSMWMAIEAVKRDEADVAVSAGNTGALMAMAKVCLHTMAQIDRPALAALWPTVRGESVVLDLGASIGADAQHLVDLAVMGAAMARIVLDIEKPTVGLLNVGVEEIKGIEEVKAANRILRTVNLPHLNYHGFVEGDDLGAGTTDVVVTEGFTGNIALKTAEGTARQIARYLREAMGASLMSKIGYLFARKAFDALRAKMDPRSVNGGVFLGLDGLVIKSHGSTDALGYCGAIEIAYDVVRHDLMSRIRDLISLSQDLRTAETRSLAAETEAPVASDGATL, from the coding sequence ATGGCGAAACCGGTCAGGATTTCTCTGGACGGTATGGGTGGTGATCATGGCCCCTCGGTCGTCGTCGAAGGCGCGGCCTTGGCGCATGAACGCCGTCCCGATACTCAGTTTCTGATCTACGGCGACGAGGCCATCATCGCGCCGCTGCTGGCGAAGCATGCGAAGCTGGCGGCGAATACGAAGCTTATTCACGCCGCCGTTGCGGTGCGGATGGACGACAAGCCGAGCCAGGCCCTGCGCAGGGGCCGCCGTGTTTCGTCCATGTGGATGGCGATCGAGGCGGTCAAGCGCGACGAGGCCGACGTGGCCGTGTCGGCTGGCAATACCGGCGCGCTGATGGCGATGGCGAAAGTCTGCCTGCATACGATGGCGCAGATCGATCGGCCGGCACTGGCGGCGCTGTGGCCGACCGTGCGTGGCGAATCCGTCGTGCTCGATCTTGGCGCGTCGATCGGCGCCGACGCGCAGCATCTTGTCGATCTCGCGGTGATGGGCGCCGCGATGGCGCGGATTGTCCTCGATATTGAGAAACCGACGGTGGGCCTGCTCAATGTCGGCGTCGAGGAGATCAAGGGGATCGAAGAGGTCAAGGCGGCCAATCGCATCCTGCGCACCGTCAACCTGCCGCATCTCAATTATCACGGTTTCGTCGAGGGCGACGATCTGGGCGCCGGCACCACCGACGTGGTGGTGACGGAAGGGTTTACCGGCAATATCGCCCTGAAGACGGCTGAAGGCACGGCGCGGCAGATCGCGCGCTATCTGCGCGAAGCCATGGGCGCGAGCCTGATGTCGAAAATCGGATATCTGTTCGCGCGCAAGGCTTTCGATGCGTTGCGTGCGAAAATGGATCCGCGCAGCGTCAACGGCGGTGTCTTTCTTGGTCTCGATGGATTGGTGATCAAGAGCCACGGCTCCACCGATGCATTGGGCTACTGCGGCGCCATTGAAATTGCCTACGACGTGGTACGTCATGATCTCATGAGCCGTATCCGCGATCTCATCTCGCTGTCGCAGGATCTGCGCACAGCGGAAACGCGGTCTCTGGCCGCAGAAACTGAAGCGCCTGTCGCCAGCGACGGCGCAACTCTCTAG
- a CDS encoding beta-ketoacyl-ACP synthase III, with protein MVESSQKIWRSVVEGVGAFLPERVMTNADLEKVVDTTSEWIEQRTGIRERHMAADGETTSVLATKAAHAAMMAAGCTADDIDLIVLATSTPDYTFPATATQVQAALGITRGAAFDLQAVCSGFVYAMSVADKFLTTGASERALVIGAETFSRLLDWNDRTTCVLFGDGAGAVVLGRQRGEGTIEDRGVLTSHLRSDGRHRQKLYVDGGPSSTGTVGHLRMQGREVFRHAVGMVADVMDDAFKATGLSAEKLDWFVPHQANERIIDASADKMGLAREKIIKTVSLHGNTSAASIPLALNAGVADGRIKPGDLVMIEAMGGGFTWGSAIIRW; from the coding sequence ATGGTCGAAAGCTCGCAGAAGATTTGGCGTTCGGTGGTTGAAGGCGTAGGCGCCTTTCTGCCGGAGCGCGTTATGACAAACGCAGATCTGGAAAAGGTGGTCGATACGACCAGCGAATGGATCGAACAGCGCACGGGGATTCGCGAGCGGCATATGGCCGCCGATGGCGAGACCACATCGGTGTTGGCGACTAAGGCGGCGCATGCGGCAATGATGGCCGCCGGCTGCACGGCCGACGATATCGATCTGATCGTCCTGGCGACCTCGACGCCCGACTACACGTTTCCCGCGACGGCGACGCAGGTGCAGGCGGCGCTTGGCATCACGCGCGGCGCGGCATTTGATCTGCAGGCGGTCTGTTCTGGCTTCGTCTATGCGATGAGCGTCGCCGATAAATTCTTGACCACCGGCGCCAGCGAGCGAGCGCTGGTGATCGGCGCCGAAACATTTTCGCGTCTCCTCGATTGGAACGATCGCACCACCTGCGTGCTGTTCGGCGATGGGGCTGGCGCTGTCGTGCTTGGCCGCCAGCGCGGCGAGGGAACGATAGAAGATCGCGGTGTGCTCACCTCGCATCTGCGCTCTGATGGGCGGCATCGCCAGAAGCTCTATGTCGACGGTGGTCCCTCGAGCACTGGCACGGTCGGCCATCTGCGCATGCAGGGACGCGAGGTTTTCCGGCACGCGGTCGGCATGGTCGCCGACGTGATGGACGATGCGTTTAAGGCGACCGGCCTTTCAGCTGAAAAACTCGATTGGTTCGTGCCGCATCAGGCCAACGAGCGCATCATCGATGCTTCTGCCGATAAGATGGGCCTTGCCCGCGAAAAGATCATCAAGACGGTCTCTCTGCACGGCAATACGTCGGCGGCATCGATCCCTCTGGCCCTGAATGCCGGGGTGGCCGATGGGAGGATCAAGCCGGGCGATTTGGTGATGATTGAGGCCATGGGCGGCGGCTTTACATGGGGTTCCGCCATTATTCGGTGGTAA
- a CDS encoding integration host factor subunit alpha — MTDSSGKSPTNITRADLAEAVYRRVGLSRVESAELVELVINEICDELVRGNNVKLSSFGSFLVRSKGQRIGRNPKTGVEVPITPRQVMVFKPSNILKARVNGETVPDEEE; from the coding sequence ATGACCGACAGCAGTGGAAAGAGCCCCACTAATATTACCCGGGCCGATCTCGCCGAGGCAGTCTATCGGCGCGTTGGGCTTTCCCGGGTGGAATCGGCTGAGCTTGTCGAACTCGTCATCAACGAGATTTGCGACGAGCTGGTGCGCGGCAACAATGTGAAATTGTCGTCGTTCGGCTCGTTTCTCGTGCGTTCGAAAGGTCAGAGAATCGGCCGCAATCCGAAAACCGGCGTCGAGGTTCCGATCACGCCGCGGCAGGTCATGGTGTTCAAGCCCTCCAATATCCTCAAGGCGCGGGTCAACGGCGAGACCGTCCCGGACGAGGAAGAGTAA
- a CDS encoding MerR family transcriptional regulator → MDKQADAFRTISEAADALGLPQHVLRFWETRFPQIKPLKRGGGRRYYRPDDVHLLSAIQRLLYNDGYTIKGVQRILKEQGAKAVIALGQNGPEGGNPAPAGPQLVGRMHPDILDDDDTEQDEPAGYPRALEAPPARRPSPSGASAQDLRALLTVIDGCINLLETAEA, encoded by the coding sequence ATGGACAAGCAAGCAGACGCATTTCGGACGATCAGCGAGGCAGCCGATGCGCTCGGATTGCCGCAGCACGTCTTGCGCTTCTGGGAGACGCGGTTTCCGCAGATCAAGCCGCTGAAACGCGGTGGCGGCCGGCGCTATTACCGGCCCGACGACGTGCATCTGCTCTCGGCGATCCAGCGTCTTCTCTATAACGATGGCTATACGATCAAAGGCGTCCAGCGCATTCTAAAAGAGCAGGGCGCCAAGGCCGTCATCGCGCTCGGCCAGAATGGGCCGGAGGGCGGCAACCCCGCACCGGCGGGGCCGCAACTCGTCGGGCGAATGCACCCCGATATTCTCGACGACGACGATACGGAACAAGACGAGCCAGCCGGCTATCCGCGTGCTCTGGAAGCGCCGCCGGCGCGCCGCCCCAGCCCGTCAGGCGCTTCAGCCCAGGACCTGCGGGCGCTGCTGACGGTGATCGACGGCTGCATCAACCTGCTGGAGACCGCCGAAGCTTAG
- a CDS encoding class I SAM-dependent methyltransferase: MDLDEFVRESDRRGGPNTPDCTAYWMNWIYQPQVAIDQTLDPRSDEYCVQQLALYEEMSGRRFDQYANELTAFDLERNILAPNGYDHSDPKILAHQIAQLAHMFRRVPMVRGQHLLDMGCGWGLSSEFGATIGLNVTAVDINPQFIELVRRRAERLSLPIQTVMGSFDDAALPPSYDLVLFYECLHHAYKPWELIAKLARNLSPGGHFLIAGEPLISDWKHWGMRLDPLATYCIRKFGWFESGWSLEFVCSMFEELGMGVEVDHGGPAQFGANFIAGFNIPQRVRVAATASRPWHARLRSALNLA, from the coding sequence GTGGATCTCGACGAGTTTGTGCGCGAATCAGATCGCCGTGGCGGCCCTAACACGCCGGATTGCACCGCCTATTGGATGAACTGGATCTATCAGCCGCAAGTGGCGATCGATCAGACGCTCGATCCACGGAGCGATGAGTATTGCGTGCAACAGCTGGCGCTCTACGAGGAAATGTCGGGGCGTCGTTTCGACCAATATGCCAATGAGCTCACCGCTTTCGACCTGGAGCGGAATATTCTCGCCCCGAATGGCTATGACCATTCCGATCCGAAGATTTTAGCCCACCAGATCGCACAGCTGGCTCATATGTTTCGCCGCGTGCCGATGGTGCGTGGCCAGCATCTCCTGGATATGGGATGCGGATGGGGGCTGTCGTCGGAATTCGGTGCCACGATTGGTCTCAATGTCACGGCCGTCGACATCAATCCGCAGTTCATTGAACTGGTGCGCCGCAGGGCTGAACGCCTGAGCTTGCCGATCCAAACGGTCATGGGATCGTTCGACGATGCGGCGTTGCCGCCATCCTACGATCTCGTCCTGTTTTATGAATGCCTGCATCACGCCTATAAGCCGTGGGAGCTGATCGCGAAACTTGCTCGCAATCTGTCGCCTGGTGGCCACTTTCTCATCGCCGGAGAACCGCTGATCAGTGACTGGAAGCACTGGGGCATGCGGCTCGATCCCTTGGCCACCTATTGCATCCGCAAGTTCGGGTGGTTCGAATCCGGGTGGTCCCTGGAATTCGTCTGCAGCATGTTCGAGGAACTCGGTATGGGCGTCGAGGTCGATCATGGCGGCCCAGCGCAGTTCGGCGCCAATTTTATCGCCGGGTTCAATATTCCCCAACGGGTACGAGTGGCGGCGACGGCATCGCGTCCCTGGCACGCACGTCTGCGTTCGGCATTAAACCTGGCTTGA
- a CDS encoding KGG domain-containing protein: MNTAVNTAGKSKRGFASMSVEKRQEIARMGGLSVKPENRAFSKDKKLAVKAGRKGGSSVGPQNRAFTRDPALASAAGRKGGLARAADNE; the protein is encoded by the coding sequence ATGAACACAGCCGTGAACACCGCTGGAAAATCCAAACGTGGTTTTGCATCCATGAGCGTGGAGAAACGCCAGGAGATCGCTCGCATGGGCGGCCTCTCGGTCAAGCCGGAGAACCGCGCTTTCTCAAAAGACAAGAAGTTGGCGGTTAAGGCCGGCCGTAAAGGCGGATCATCCGTCGGCCCGCAAAATCGTGCCTTCACGCGCGATCCGGCGCTAGCCTCAGCTGCTGGACGCAAAGGCGGTTTGGCCCGCGCGGCGGACAACGAGTAG
- a CDS encoding TIGR02444 family protein produces the protein MTGTSTSPFWTFSLRFYRLEGVAPACLEMQDLKGVDVNVLLFLLFLGHNGRALSQADMAAIDAAVAGWRAEAVVPLRAVRRFLRAPPPSVDATAAGALRERIKAVELEAERLQQEALFALRPIADWGTNGNAGAPSGNVAAYGAHLRTILPAAAVNLLLERLASLPAASSA, from the coding sequence GTGACTGGTACGTCGACATCACCATTCTGGACATTCTCATTGCGCTTCTATCGGCTCGAAGGGGTCGCGCCCGCCTGTCTTGAAATGCAGGACTTGAAGGGCGTCGACGTGAACGTGCTGCTGTTCCTTTTGTTCCTCGGCCACAACGGCAGGGCCTTGTCGCAAGCCGATATGGCGGCGATCGATGCGGCGGTGGCTGGATGGCGCGCCGAGGCGGTCGTGCCGCTGCGGGCGGTGCGTCGTTTCCTGCGCGCGCCGCCGCCGAGCGTCGATGCCACCGCTGCCGGCGCTTTGCGCGAGCGGATCAAGGCGGTCGAGCTTGAAGCCGAGCGGTTGCAGCAGGAGGCGCTGTTCGCCCTGCGGCCCATAGCTGACTGGGGCACAAACGGGAACGCCGGGGCGCCTTCCGGCAATGTTGCCGCCTATGGCGCTCATCTGCGCACTATCTTGCCGGCGGCCGCCGTCAATCTGCTGCTGGAGCGGCTGGCCAGCCTGCCGGCTGCATCGTCAGCTTGA
- a CDS encoding UbiX family flavin prenyltransferase encodes MASADKQRIIVGISGASGVVYGVRMLEVLRKAGIETHLVMSKAAEMTLGYESDLKAKDVRDMADVAHPVADIGASISSGSFRTLGMVVIPCSIRTMSEIATGVTSSLMSRAADVVLKERRRLVLAVRETPLHTGHLRTMLQLSEMGAVISPLMPAFYNKPQSVEDIIDHSVGRIVDLFGLDAGIVRRWKDDGSES; translated from the coding sequence GTGGCAAGCGCAGATAAGCAGCGGATCATCGTCGGTATCAGTGGCGCCTCGGGCGTCGTCTATGGGGTGCGCATGCTCGAAGTGCTGCGCAAGGCCGGCATCGAGACCCATCTGGTGATGAGCAAGGCGGCGGAAATGACGCTCGGCTATGAGTCCGATCTCAAGGCCAAGGACGTGCGCGACATGGCCGATGTCGCGCATCCGGTCGCCGACATCGGCGCCTCGATTTCATCGGGCTCCTTTCGCACCTTGGGCATGGTGGTCATTCCCTGTTCGATCCGCACCATGAGCGAGATCGCCACCGGCGTCACCTCGTCACTGATGAGCCGCGCCGCCGACGTGGTGTTGAAGGAGCGTCGCCGGCTGGTGCTGGCGGTGCGTGAAACGCCGTTGCATACGGGGCATCTGCGCACCATGCTGCAATTGTCGGAGATGGGCGCGGTCATCTCGCCGCTGATGCCGGCTTTTTACAACAAGCCGCAGTCGGTCGAGGATATCATCGATCACAGCGTTGGGCGCATTGTCGATCTCTTCGGCCTCGATGCCGGCATCGTCAGACGCTGGAAGGACGATGGCTCGGAATCTTGA
- a CDS encoding aldose 1-epimerase family protein, producing MIELACADARASIALLGGELRAWRVGGQELIWTPDPAIWNASAPVLFPIVGWAREGAIRVGGKRYPIGVHGFAAASLFAIEAQRADEVTLAFRDDARSRAHYPFGFRFSITYRLSPTALGIDIAVANTGDEMMPYACGLHPGFRWPFAGGAQEQYAIRFAEAEVPSVPVIAPGGQFSARRRAIPLSGRDLPLIPGLFAAEALCFLDAASRQVDFIAPDGQRLSVATQGFPHWALWSRPGAPFLSIESWSGHGDPEGFDGELADKPSMILLQPGQTRRHGATYALHPAV from the coding sequence ATGATTGAACTTGCCTGCGCCGATGCGCGCGCCAGCATCGCGCTGCTGGGCGGCGAGTTGCGTGCATGGCGTGTCGGCGGCCAGGAGCTGATCTGGACACCAGATCCCGCGATCTGGAATGCCAGCGCGCCAGTGTTGTTTCCGATTGTCGGCTGGGCGCGCGAGGGCGCGATCCGTGTCGGCGGCAAACGCTATCCGATCGGCGTCCACGGCTTCGCCGCCGCTTCGTTGTTTGCCATCGAAGCGCAGCGGGCGGATGAGGTGACGCTGGCGTTCCGTGACGATGCACGAAGTCGGGCCCACTATCCGTTCGGCTTCCGTTTCTCGATCACCTATCGCCTGTCGCCCACGGCGCTGGGGATTGATATAGCGGTCGCCAACACGGGCGACGAGATGATGCCCTATGCCTGCGGGCTGCATCCGGGCTTTCGCTGGCCCTTTGCTGGTGGCGCGCAGGAGCAGTATGCGATCCGCTTCGCCGAGGCCGAGGTACCGAGCGTTCCCGTCATCGCGCCGGGCGGGCAGTTCAGCGCGCGCCGGCGGGCAATCCCCCTCAGCGGCCGCGATCTGCCGCTGATACCAGGTCTGTTTGCCGCCGAGGCCCTGTGCTTCCTTGATGCTGCCAGCCGGCAGGTCGATTTTATCGCGCCGGATGGGCAGCGCCTGTCCGTCGCCACCCAGGGCTTTCCCCATTGGGCGCTGTGGTCGCGGCCCGGTGCGCCGTTCCTGTCGATCGAATCGTGGAGCGGCCACGGCGATCCGGAAGGCTTTGACGGCGAACTGGCCGACAAGCCGTCGATGATCCTGCTGCAGCCGGGGCAGACGCGCCGCCACGGCGCGACCTATGCCTTGCATCCCGCCGTGTGA
- the folD gene encoding bifunctional methylenetetrahydrofolate dehydrogenase/methenyltetrahydrofolate cyclohydrolase FolD, producing the protein MSETLASNAPAAAKPAFIIDGKAISQRVLQDVAAETAQRGLKPGLAVVLVGEDPASQVYVKSKGRAAESCGFHSVQHTLPVDTSEADVLALVAALNADPAIHGILVQLPLPPHINATRVLELILPAKDVDGFHPVNAGLLSIGDIERALVPCTPAGSMVLIDEAVKALGVRLAGLEAVVVGRSNIVGKPMAQLLLGRNCTVTIAHSRTRDLAETVGRADVLVAAVGRPEMIKGEWIKPGAIVIDVGINRVPGEGLTKDGKPKTRLVGDVAYATAAVRAGAITPVPGGVGPMTIAMLMRNTLTAATRTSM; encoded by the coding sequence ATGTCAGAAACTCTCGCATCCAATGCTCCCGCCGCCGCCAAGCCGGCGTTCATCATCGATGGCAAGGCGATCTCGCAGCGTGTCCTGCAGGACGTGGCGGCTGAGACGGCGCAGCGCGGCCTGAAGCCGGGGCTGGCGGTGGTGCTCGTTGGCGAGGATCCGGCGAGCCAGGTCTATGTGAAATCGAAGGGCCGGGCGGCGGAAAGCTGTGGCTTCCATTCCGTTCAGCACACGTTGCCGGTCGATACCAGCGAGGCCGATGTGTTGGCGCTGGTGGCGGCGCTCAACGCTGATCCGGCCATCCACGGCATTCTGGTGCAATTGCCGCTGCCGCCGCATATCAACGCCACCCGCGTGCTCGAGCTGATCCTGCCGGCCAAGGACGTTGACGGTTTTCACCCGGTGAATGCCGGCTTGCTGTCGATCGGCGATATCGAGCGGGCTCTGGTGCCGTGCACGCCGGCGGGCTCGATGGTGCTGATCGACGAGGCGGTGAAGGCCCTGGGCGTGCGTCTTGCCGGCCTGGAGGCCGTGGTGGTTGGTCGCTCCAACATCGTCGGCAAGCCGATGGCGCAATTGCTGCTGGGCCGGAACTGCACGGTCACCATTGCCCATTCGCGCACGCGCGATCTGGCCGAAACGGTCGGCCGGGCCGATGTTCTCGTCGCTGCTGTCGGGCGGCCCGAAATGATCAAGGGCGAGTGGATCAAACCCGGTGCCATTGTCATCGATGTCGGCATTAACCGCGTTCCGGGGGAGGGGCTGACCAAGGACGGCAAGCCGAAAACCCGGCTTGTCGGCGATGTCGCCTACGCCACGGCGGCGGTGCGGGCTGGGGCGATCACCCCGGTGCCGGGCGGTGTCGGCCCGATGACCATCGCCATGCTGATGCGAAATACCCTGACGGCAGCGACGCGCACCAGCATGTGA